A part of Streptomyces sp. NBC_01451 genomic DNA contains:
- a CDS encoding AIM24 family protein, with translation MKGDLFSSEYMVQPATAPGMTAENAKSIKYAVNGEMFARQGSMIAFRGDLRFERKGQGVGGMLKRAVTGEGLPLMAVRGQGEAWFAHEAQNCFIVGIDPGDVFTVNGRNVLCFDASLSYEIKTVKGAGISGGGLFNSVFTGQGLLGLVCEGNPLVIPVSPQYPVYVDTDAVVGWTASLQTSLHRSQSIGSMIRGGSGEAAQLMLQGEGFVVVRPSEATPQKAQQH, from the coding sequence ATGAAGGGTGACCTGTTTTCCAGTGAGTACATGGTGCAGCCGGCCACAGCGCCCGGTATGACCGCCGAGAACGCCAAGTCCATCAAGTACGCGGTCAACGGCGAGATGTTCGCGCGGCAGGGCTCGATGATCGCCTTCCGCGGGGACCTCCGGTTCGAGCGCAAGGGGCAGGGTGTCGGCGGCATGCTGAAGCGCGCGGTCACGGGTGAGGGGCTGCCCCTGATGGCGGTGCGCGGCCAGGGTGAGGCGTGGTTCGCGCACGAGGCACAGAACTGTTTCATCGTCGGGATCGACCCTGGTGACGTCTTCACGGTCAACGGCCGCAACGTCCTGTGTTTCGACGCGTCGCTGAGCTACGAGATCAAGACGGTGAAGGGGGCGGGTATCAGTGGCGGCGGCCTGTTCAACAGCGTTTTCACCGGGCAGGGACTGCTGGGGCTGGTCTGCGAGGGCAATCCGCTGGTGATCCCGGTGTCGCCGCAGTATCCGGTGTACGTCGACACGGACGCGGTCGTGGGCTGGACCGCCAGCCTCCAGACGTCGCTGCACCGGTCGCAGTCCATCGGCTCGATGATCCGCGGCGGTTCCGGCGAGGCGGCCCAACTGATGCTCCAGGGCGAGGGGTTCGTCGTCGTGCGGCCCAGCGAGGCGACTCCGCAGAAGGCCCAGCAGCACTGA
- a CDS encoding tetratricopeptide repeat protein → MYGKAFAPEYQGALTSLSVNSSLVDVLAAGTEQLAAAERTGRRGEAARSGLAVAEAHRRLGQVGDADRAWKASYRAARADGDTAAMAWALWSGGTLARQRGAFALARRLLGLAAELGERGDDIVVRGYSLAGLAETGRIQGDYEAVGRLHEQLLAEARRRGEARHTVWALEGIAQMHRNTGSYDTAYAMFEEAAEISARADDRRGHAWALRGLADIVSVRDGDTERALALLSEAEKSCTAMNLSSALAYNHKMRGNVYYRAGRYAEARDLYVRALAEFRAMSEPRGEALSRLGLAKSLARLGRDRAETAAELAELARELERIGLRHARAMVARAQDELGLGTDAEAAR, encoded by the coding sequence ATGTACGGCAAGGCATTCGCCCCGGAGTACCAGGGCGCCCTCACCAGCCTCTCGGTGAACTCCTCCCTGGTCGACGTACTCGCCGCGGGCACCGAGCAGTTGGCGGCGGCCGAGCGGACCGGGCGGCGCGGTGAGGCCGCCCGGTCCGGACTCGCGGTCGCGGAGGCGCACCGGCGGCTGGGACAGGTGGGCGACGCCGACCGGGCCTGGAAGGCGAGTTACCGCGCGGCCCGGGCGGATGGGGACACCGCGGCGATGGCGTGGGCGCTGTGGAGCGGCGGCACGCTGGCCCGCCAGCGCGGCGCGTTCGCGCTGGCCCGGCGGCTGCTGGGGCTCGCTGCCGAACTGGGCGAACGCGGCGACGACATCGTCGTACGCGGATACTCGCTCGCGGGGCTGGCCGAGACCGGCCGTATCCAGGGCGACTACGAGGCGGTCGGCCGGCTGCACGAGCAGTTGCTCGCCGAGGCGCGCAGGCGCGGTGAGGCGCGGCACACGGTGTGGGCGCTGGAGGGCATCGCACAGATGCACCGCAACACCGGCTCGTACGACACCGCGTACGCCATGTTCGAGGAGGCCGCCGAGATCTCCGCGCGGGCCGACGACCGGCGTGGGCACGCCTGGGCGTTGCGCGGGCTCGCCGACATCGTGTCCGTGCGCGACGGGGACACCGAACGCGCCCTCGCCCTGCTCTCGGAGGCGGAGAAGAGCTGCACGGCGATGAACCTGTCGAGCGCGCTGGCCTACAACCACAAGATGCGCGGCAACGTCTACTACCGCGCCGGGCGTTACGCCGAGGCCCGCGACCTGTACGTCCGGGCCCTGGCGGAGTTCCGCGCCATGAGCGAGCCGCGCGGCGAGGCGCTGTCCCGCCTGGGACTCGCCAAGTCCCTGGCCCGCCTGGGCCGCGACCGCGCCGAGACGGCCGCCGAACTGGCCGAACTGGCCCGCGAGCTGGAGCGCATCGGACTGCGGCACGCCCGCGCGATGGTGGCGCGGGCACAGGACGAACTCGGCCTCGGCACGGACGCGGAGGCCGCACGATGA
- a CDS encoding polyprenyl synthetase family protein, with protein MTPRASQVLAPAAPSVPRILDRCRDLVRPALTEAVGRLHPWLGEMAAYSFGWCEVGGAPVDASGGKGVRQALAVLGAEAAGAPVASGIAAAVAVELVHTFSLLHDDIMDGDPTRRRRATVWKAYGTGPAVLAGDALFALAVETLARTPGGPAGMRLLSAALTDVVSGQADDLLFADRPWTGPERVRPEEYRTMAERKTGALLGCALSLGAALGGAPPATTAALERVGRHAGTAFQMVDDVLGIWGDPAVTGKPVHGDLRERKKSYPVLAALDAPVPAARRLAALLESVDAPDEDLARRAAALVMESGGRTAALAQARRHLTAVEHGLTDPPLAGPAVDQLRTLLGFLARREL; from the coding sequence ATGACACCGCGGGCCTCCCAGGTCCTGGCACCGGCAGCGCCGTCCGTGCCCCGGATCCTCGACCGGTGCCGTGACCTGGTGCGTCCGGCACTCACCGAGGCCGTCGGACGGCTGCATCCCTGGCTGGGCGAGATGGCCGCGTACTCCTTCGGCTGGTGCGAGGTGGGCGGTGCGCCCGTCGACGCGTCCGGCGGCAAGGGCGTACGCCAGGCGCTGGCCGTGCTCGGTGCGGAGGCGGCCGGGGCGCCCGTGGCGTCGGGGATCGCGGCGGCCGTGGCGGTGGAACTGGTGCACACCTTCTCCCTGCTGCACGACGACATCATGGACGGCGACCCGACCAGGCGCCGCCGCGCCACGGTGTGGAAGGCGTACGGCACCGGCCCGGCCGTCCTCGCGGGCGACGCGCTGTTCGCGCTGGCCGTGGAGACCCTCGCGCGGACCCCGGGCGGCCCGGCGGGAATGCGGCTGCTGTCGGCCGCTCTCACGGACGTCGTGTCCGGGCAGGCCGACGACCTGCTGTTCGCCGACCGCCCATGGACCGGGCCCGAGCGGGTGCGGCCCGAGGAGTACCGGACGATGGCCGAACGCAAGACGGGCGCGCTGCTCGGCTGCGCGCTCTCGCTGGGAGCCGCGCTGGGCGGCGCCCCGCCGGCCACCACGGCCGCGCTGGAGCGGGTGGGGCGGCACGCCGGGACCGCCTTCCAGATGGTCGACGACGTGCTGGGCATCTGGGGCGACCCGGCCGTCACCGGCAAGCCCGTCCACGGCGATCTCCGGGAGCGCAAGAAGTCGTACCCGGTACTGGCGGCGCTCGACGCGCCGGTCCCGGCCGCCCGGCGGCTCGCCGCACTGCTGGAGTCGGTCGACGCCCCCGACGAGGATCTCGCGCGACGGGCGGCGGCACTCGTCATGGAATCCGGCGGGCGCACGGCGGCCCTCGCCCAGGCCCGTCGGCACCTCACGGCGGTCGA